In Phycisphaeraceae bacterium, a genomic segment contains:
- a CDS encoding NAD(P)-dependent alcohol dehydrogenase translates to MKAKAFGAQSAASELAGMTIDRREPLARDVEIDILYCGVCHSDLHFARNEWGMTVYPVVPGHEILGRVTRVGTEVSKFRVGDLAAVGCLVDSCRTCSSCQRGLEQFCLGGPVFSYNGPDKHSGGMTYGGYSERIVADEAFTLKVPAGLDPARAAPLLCAGITTYSPLRQWGAGKGKKVGIVGLGGLGHMGIKFAHAFGAHTVLFTTSEGKVADGRKLGADEVVISKDADAMGRHAGSFDMILDTVSADHDVNAYLALLKLDATLVMVGAPPNPQAVSVFSLLMPRRQLAGSLIGGIGQTQEMLDFCGREGIVCDIEMIRMDQINVAYERMLRSDVKYRFVIDMASLKG, encoded by the coding sequence ATGAAAGCAAAAGCGTTTGGAGCGCAGTCGGCAGCGTCGGAACTGGCCGGGATGACGATCGATCGGCGCGAGCCGCTGGCGCGCGATGTCGAGATCGACATTCTGTACTGCGGCGTGTGTCATTCGGATCTGCACTTTGCCCGCAATGAGTGGGGCATGACGGTGTATCCGGTGGTGCCGGGCCACGAGATCCTCGGGCGCGTGACGCGCGTGGGGACTGAGGTGAGCAAGTTTCGCGTGGGCGACCTTGCGGCGGTCGGATGTCTGGTGGATTCGTGCCGAACGTGTTCGAGTTGCCAGCGCGGGCTCGAGCAGTTCTGCCTCGGCGGGCCGGTGTTTTCATACAACGGCCCCGACAAGCACTCGGGCGGGATGACGTATGGCGGATACTCGGAGAGAATCGTCGCCGATGAAGCGTTCACGCTCAAGGTGCCGGCGGGGCTGGACCCGGCGCGGGCGGCGCCGCTGCTGTGCGCGGGGATCACGACCTATTCGCCGCTGCGCCAGTGGGGAGCGGGCAAAGGCAAGAAGGTCGGCATCGTCGGACTGGGCGGGCTTGGGCATATGGGCATCAAGTTTGCTCATGCGTTTGGCGCGCACACGGTGCTGTTTACGACTTCGGAAGGGAAAGTGGCCGATGGCAGGAAACTCGGGGCCGACGAAGTCGTGATCTCGAAGGATGCCGATGCGATGGGCCGGCATGCGGGCAGTTTTGACATGATTCTCGATACGGTTTCGGCCGATCATGACGTCAATGCGTACCTGGCGCTACTGAAACTGGATGCGACGCTGGTGATGGTCGGCGCGCCGCCAAACCCGCAGGCGGTGAGTGTGTTCAGCCTGCTGATGCCGCGTCGGCAACTGGCGGGTTCGCTCATCGGCGGCATCGGCCAGACGCAGGAGATGCTGGATTTCTGCGGGCGAGAGGGCATCGTCTGCGACATCGAGATGATTCGGATGGATCAGATCAACGTTGCGTATGAACGCATGCTGCGGAGCGATGTGAAGTATC
- a CDS encoding glucose-6-phosphate isomerase translates to MLTLDYANCLFDRVGNHGLDPARLEPNSDLAAAAASLTARLAASRGTGWERWRNLPFDPMRTEHIAAVDALVRERTGRFDNLVVLGIGGSALGNIALQNALNQPFWNLLAPDARPGPRLFVIDNVDPTVFAAVLRLCPPESTLYNVISKSGETAETAAQFMCVRDALTTALGPRARDHIVAITDPERGTMRRICDDEGYATLPVPDGVGGRFSVLSPVGLFSAAMCGIDIRALLAGAAAMDQRCTLPDLSRNPAAMLATLLVELASRKGKTNHVMMPYATGLVSIADWYCQLWAESLGKEFDASGERVYAGFTPIRALGATDQHSQIQLYREGPNDKVIGFIEVGEFASDITIPEGLNVEALSYLEGASMTTLLNAEKRATEYALVESQRPNFTIHMPVIDAHHIGELISLWQIATAYAGLMLGVDAYNQPAVETGKKATFGLMGRSGYDDWRTRVDASLAPTPYRIG, encoded by the coding sequence ATGCTCACCCTCGACTACGCCAACTGTCTATTCGACCGCGTCGGCAATCACGGCCTCGATCCGGCCCGCCTCGAACCAAACTCCGACCTGGCCGCCGCCGCCGCGAGCCTGACCGCCCGCCTCGCCGCCTCGCGCGGCACGGGCTGGGAACGCTGGCGGAACCTTCCCTTCGACCCGATGCGCACCGAGCACATCGCCGCCGTCGATGCGCTGGTCCGCGAGCGCACCGGCCGCTTTGACAATCTTGTTGTCCTGGGCATCGGCGGCTCGGCGCTGGGCAACATCGCGCTCCAGAACGCGCTGAATCAACCCTTCTGGAACCTGCTTGCCCCCGATGCCCGCCCCGGCCCGCGCCTCTTCGTCATCGACAACGTCGATCCGACGGTCTTTGCCGCCGTCTTGCGGCTGTGCCCGCCCGAATCGACGCTCTATAACGTCATCAGCAAGTCCGGCGAAACCGCCGAGACCGCCGCGCAGTTCATGTGCGTCCGCGACGCGCTCACGACCGCGCTCGGCCCGCGCGCCCGCGATCACATCGTCGCCATTACTGACCCAGAGCGCGGCACCATGCGCCGCATCTGCGATGACGAGGGCTACGCGACCCTTCCCGTGCCCGACGGCGTGGGCGGGCGCTTCAGCGTCCTCTCGCCGGTCGGCCTGTTCAGCGCCGCGATGTGCGGCATCGACATCCGCGCCTTGCTCGCGGGTGCCGCCGCGATGGACCAGCGCTGCACCCTGCCCGATCTCTCGCGCAATCCCGCCGCCATGCTCGCCACGCTGCTGGTCGAACTGGCCAGCCGCAAGGGCAAGACCAACCACGTCATGATGCCGTACGCGACCGGCCTGGTGTCGATCGCCGACTGGTACTGCCAGCTCTGGGCCGAGAGCCTCGGCAAGGAGTTCGACGCCAGCGGCGAGCGCGTCTACGCGGGCTTCACGCCCATTCGCGCTCTGGGCGCGACCGATCAGCACAGCCAGATTCAGCTTTACCGCGAAGGCCCCAACGACAAGGTCATCGGGTTCATCGAAGTCGGGGAGTTTGCGAGCGACATCACGATCCCCGAGGGCCTCAACGTCGAGGCTCTTTCCTATCTCGAAGGCGCCTCGATGACCACGCTGCTCAACGCCGAGAAACGCGCGACCGAGTACGCGCTGGTCGAGAGCCAGCGCCCCAACTTCACGATCCACATGCCCGTCATCGACGCCCATCACATCGGCGAACTGATCAGTCTCTGGCAGATCGCCACAGCCTACGCGGGCCTGATGCTCGGCGTCGATGCCTACAACCAGCCCGCGGTCGAAACCGGCAAGAAGGCGACCTTCGGCCTCATGGGCCGCAGCGGCTACGACGACTGGCGCACGCGCGTCGATGCATCCCTCGCCCCGACACCCTACCGTATCGGCTGA
- a CDS encoding transposase, which yields MYESEPASFKRFRRIELPNRMRLCTFSTRHRLALFADPAVRDVFATTLERARRSGACLLVGWVVMPEHVHLLLMPPPLQASLVRGLWQIKRDSARTALALLRARADTVLPSITAASGRVQFWQPGGGHDRVMRSSDDVREKLRYIHENPVRRGLVDHQTDWAWSSARWYEGERSGPVGIDPIAL from the coding sequence ATGTACGAGTCAGAGCCCGCTTCATTCAAGCGATTCCGTCGCATCGAACTGCCAAATCGAATGCGACTATGCACGTTTTCGACGCGGCATCGGCTCGCTCTCTTTGCTGATCCTGCTGTGCGTGATGTGTTTGCGACGACATTGGAACGCGCCCGACGCAGCGGCGCGTGTCTGCTTGTCGGGTGGGTGGTAATGCCCGAGCATGTCCATCTGCTGCTCATGCCTCCGCCGTTGCAAGCGAGCCTCGTCCGTGGGCTGTGGCAGATTAAGCGTGATTCGGCACGCACCGCGCTCGCGCTGTTGCGTGCTCGCGCCGATACCGTGCTGCCTTCGATCACGGCCGCGAGCGGACGTGTGCAGTTCTGGCAGCCCGGCGGGGGGCATGATCGCGTGATGCGCAGCAGCGACGATGTGCGCGAAAAACTCCGCTACATCCACGAAAATCCCGTGCGACGCGGCCTGGTCGATCATCAGACCGACTGGGCATGGTCGAGCGCTCGCTGGTATGAGGGTGAGCGATCAGGACCGGTCGGCATCGACCCGATCGCGCTGTGA
- a CDS encoding flagellar hook-basal body complex protein, translating to MYYGIDIASSGVLTSLARLDAMANNLANIDTVGYKPVEAATMQRDHARREDGLHFLPSNALLERLGGGLLLAPSRVSFRQGTIDTTGNELDLAIEGEGFLVARTSSDANADSIALTRDGRMTLDDRGRLVLASSGNPIIDTAGRPIRLIENTPVEIDNRGFIRQDGNIVAQLRFVDLPDRRALRPIGDTLFALDAAAAGNLRPATGRITQRAVEGSAVDQVRALLAVQSASSAVGANIGTISYQDRMVERAINTFARMG from the coding sequence ATGTACTACGGCATCGACATCGCCAGTTCCGGCGTCCTGACCAGCCTGGCCCGCCTCGACGCCATGGCCAACAACCTGGCCAACATCGATACCGTCGGCTACAAACCCGTCGAAGCCGCCACCATGCAGCGTGACCACGCACGACGCGAAGACGGCCTGCACTTCCTACCCTCCAACGCACTTCTCGAACGACTCGGCGGCGGGCTCCTGCTCGCGCCCAGCCGCGTCAGTTTCCGTCAGGGCACCATCGACACCACCGGCAACGAACTCGATCTGGCCATCGAGGGCGAAGGCTTTCTCGTCGCGCGCACCAGCAGCGACGCCAACGCCGACTCGATCGCCCTGACGCGCGACGGCCGCATGACGCTCGACGATCGCGGCCGCCTCGTGCTCGCCTCAAGCGGCAACCCCATCATCGATACCGCCGGACGCCCCATTCGCCTGATCGAAAACACGCCCGTCGAGATCGACAACCGCGGCTTCATCCGTCAGGACGGCAATATCGTCGCCCAGTTGCGCTTCGTCGATCTTCCCGACCGCCGCGCCCTGCGGCCCATCGGCGACACCCTCTTCGCCCTCGACGCCGCCGCCGCAGGCAACCTGCGCCCCGCCACCGGCCGCATCACCCAGCGCGCGGTCGAAGGCTCGGCCGTCGATCAGGTTCGCGCCCTGCTCGCCGTCCAGAGCGCCAGCAGCGCAGTCGGCGCCAACATCGGCACCATCTCGTATCAGGACCGCATGGTCGAACGCGCCATCAACACCTTCGCCCGCATGGGCTGA
- the flgG gene encoding flagellar basal-body rod protein FlgG yields MAIIALQSAASGLNALNTKLDVIANNLANVNTEGYKASRANFQDLLYIERAQPGVENPNGDERPTGLYVGLGVKVSGTQQEFSQGAPISTGQELDLMIEGRGFFQVQVEPELGGGTAYTRAGNFVLNSDGDIVLANDQGRRLEPNINIPQEAVKVDVSTDGQVWYIVAGETEPQVAGQIELASFINPAGLRQVGENLWVESAASGNPVVGVPGENSTGRVRQGMLEASNVDPARELIELIRTQRAYEMNSQSIRAADQALQTIAQLRR; encoded by the coding sequence ATGGCCATCATCGCCCTTCAATCCGCCGCCAGCGGCCTCAACGCCCTGAACACCAAACTCGACGTCATCGCCAACAACCTGGCCAACGTCAACACCGAAGGCTACAAGGCCAGCCGCGCCAACTTTCAGGATCTGCTCTACATCGAACGCGCCCAGCCCGGCGTCGAAAACCCCAACGGCGACGAGCGTCCCACCGGCCTCTACGTGGGCCTGGGCGTCAAAGTCTCCGGCACCCAGCAGGAGTTCAGCCAAGGGGCGCCCATCAGCACCGGGCAGGAACTCGATCTCATGATCGAGGGCCGAGGCTTCTTCCAGGTCCAGGTCGAGCCCGAACTCGGTGGCGGCACCGCCTACACGCGCGCCGGCAACTTCGTCCTCAACTCCGACGGCGACATCGTGCTCGCCAACGATCAGGGCCGACGCCTCGAACCCAACATCAACATCCCGCAGGAAGCCGTCAAGGTCGACGTCTCCACCGACGGCCAGGTCTGGTACATCGTCGCGGGCGAAACCGAGCCACAGGTCGCCGGACAGATCGAACTGGCCTCATTCATCAATCCCGCAGGCCTCCGACAGGTCGGCGAGAATCTCTGGGTCGAATCGGCTGCCAGCGGCAACCCCGTCGTCGGCGTCCCCGGCGAAAACAGCACGGGCCGCGTCCGCCAGGGCATGCTCGAAGCCTCCAACGTCGATCCGGCGCGCGAACTGATCGAACTCATCCGCACCCAGCGGGCCTACGAAATGAACAGCCAGTCGATCCGCGCCGCCGATCAGGCCCTCCAGACCATCGCCCAGCTTCGCCGGTAA